A segment of the Candida albicans SC5314 chromosome 2, complete sequence genome:
atattgaataaattgtttCTCCAAAGGTCTTGAGTTCAATAACCTATGCAAATCAGTACCTTGCAATTCATTGACAAAGTAAATATCCTCCAAAGGAGATATGAAAATATCATCCAAGGTAATCAAATTCTCATGTTTCAAATGTTTCAATAACTTTAATTCTCTGTAGGTTCTTTTTGCCAATACTGAGGTCAGAAAAGGTTTCATGACTTTTTTCACTGCAACATTTTGACCAGTTAATCTATCAACGGCTGAGCACACCAAACCAAATGCTCCCATTCCCACGGGATTTAGCTCAGTGTATCTATTGgtgatttcaaaaacagTCCCAAATATCTGGGTTCTTGTAAATTCTCCATCTGCAGACATTTTCTTATATGCTTTATCTTTgtaaaaattttctttctataACTTGTTTaaaatgttgttgttattattccACGGTGTATGTTTTCAAAGACGACTTGAATCTTGATTGAATCAGTTTAAATGTATACTCggagttttttttctaaagaaatattattaagCTACTCTCATAAATATACTCTAGATGATACGATGTGATTTCTAGAGAACGTTTTTAAATCTAAGACTCGAAGAATCTgaaattaacaataatgtTCGTTAAAACTATTTTTTGTGAGTTTTGTTTGTGAACATAAGCaaggcaaaaaaaaaaaaagaaaggaaaattcattaacaaaTAAAAGCAAACATGGTTAAAGAAggagagagaaaaagaagtgGACACTTTAACGGAAATGTCGTGCGTCAGATACAAcaaatttcttggtgttggGAAATTGATGTTTAGTGCCAACTATTGTGATAACACCAACACTACCTGTGAATATAAACTtccgaaaaaaaaacaaaacaagtCAATACTTAAACTTGATGTCATTATCGAAACTGATTGGAAAGGTTTAGCAAATGTGAAAACAGTTTATAGAAAAACAGTAGTGTTACTAGCTGAGGTGGAAGTTTCTCTCCAGATTGAACCATTTGTAGTCGCGGTAGCATTGTTGCGTGTTCAAAGTCTGTTCTCGGCTCGttttattttcatattttattttcttcatttttgtACTTTCAATACAACGACACCACACACAGCCATTACCAACACTTTTATGCCAGGATTagtatcatcatcattaaataGCCCATATATCAAAGTTCTCAATGAGAAACTCTCCATATCGTTGCAATATTTAAATAGTCAAGAATCGAATCAAACATGTGTGTTGACTTTTATCAACACTGCAGACAAAGATGTCAATATCAATCCCACAAAACAAGCAAGTAGTGGCAGTTGGTTGAGTGGCTTGTTTGGGTTGAATCCATCATTGGATGAATTTTTAAGCAAGTTGAATGTTGACACAGATGCCCCGGTCGATTTATTCCTTGGGTATATACAATTGTTTGGATATGTTGTCTTGAATtacaaatttgaaatagaCACAACATCTTTGGAGGTAAATAAGAACCCACAATGGTGGAATAACACAGAATATTTGAACCAATACTTAGAAATTAACGAGAGCAAGGATGATAGGATAGATGagcatttgaaattagatACAGTGCCATTTATAGAGAAGAATTGCTCTGAAAAGTTGACAATTGGAGGGAAACTAGGAGGGGTGCAAGATTTAGTGGTCAATAACGATAAAATTCTTATAGATAACAGATATCTATTGCatgatttaattggtaATTTTAACTCAAACTCGTTGTCAAAGGAAGTTCAATTGCTTCCGCTACATGATCTAACCGAAGCAATTGTGCCCTTCTATACCACTCCTCAATCATTGTTATTTACAGATTTATCCATCCCGAAGAATTCTTCTCGCAGCTTTTGCTTGAAGGTCCCGATTAAAGATGATTTGCCTCCTAGTTATAACACTTGTCTGACAGGTTCGGCATGCGATCAAGGATTAATAAGTATCCGGTACTCATTGATAGTAAGTctaattgaagaaaagttttccaataaaaccaaatcaGTATACTTTCCGTTGAAAATGAATCCAAAAAGGTATGGCGGAGTACATACGTATTTGCAAAAAAGGTATTTTGATAGCCCTATAAGGTTAGATAAGGACTGGCAAGTGGAAATAATAACAGACAAGCAAAAAACAACACATCAAGAAAAGGACATATCTGAAAAGGGGTCTTTTTTGCAAGATATTTCAACATTAATCGATTCAGATTTGTACAACATGCCTAAGGTGTCAACCAtggaaagaagaaagagcAGTGTAAACGGCATGTCtgatgaaatcaattctgACGGCTACATTTCGCAGCTACCTGACCATTTGAAGACACAATTTCGTTTACGTGTGAACAATCAAGAACTATGCACTATTGGGTTATCGAAAGCTTATTATCATCCGGGTgaagatttgaattatGTTATTAACATAAATCCCAATGCAGACAACACAACAAAAGTAATCGGACTTACTACTTATTTAGAGGCACACGAAGTGTACCGTTTACTAGAAAATGGGAAAAAGATTCACAAATATAAGGTTACAGGTAATGTCAAACTAAACACACTTGCTCCTTCGATTATCAATGGACAGCTTTTGGAATCCTCGTCGTGTTTGCTAAATAATTATCTCAACATTCCAAAGTTTGTTACACCACAATTTCAGAGTAGAAGTTTTCTTAATTTGGAGTATCATCttgttttccaatttaATTTGAGTGAAGGAGATTTACATAAACAAAAGGCAAACGAGGAAAATGATATGACGCCATTCGCTAAATGTGATATTTACAAGACTGAAACAATAGCTAGTTCGTACAAGTTCACGATCCCTGTATACATTTTACCATAAAAAcaatgaaatgaaaaacgTTTGTTGGCAATTACCGAATGTACACATTATTgtatttaaaaaagaaaatctaAACTTGAATCTAGTTCACGAGTAGATATAATTAAGCATCAAAGACTACCAAAGGAGCTAGATCGAAAAGGGGAAGTTCACAGACTTTGCAATTATCTCCGTCTTGATACCTTATAAATTAGGTGTTGTTCCCTTCCTattttggttgttggtTGTTTAGATCCCTATGTCGTGcatataataaaatttccTGATTAGGTTAATGATTTTGGAGgacaaaaagaaagaagaaatttttttaagttttgttttcattctttcgcagcttttttttttacccaCCACAGTTCAATAATGACACAGTTCAATTCACTTACCTTACTTGTTAGTTGggttgtttttcttttttgggcaaaatatttgtttttatgAAGAATTACCATAATACAAACTCAGCTATTATAAATACATAAGAGTTTCACTAATTACTTGtaactttcttttttttttttctctaactatttttcttgttttcaTACCCCTGGAAGAACAAATTTAAGAgtttaattcaaatatttgaaaactttagAACTTATCAGGTATCCATTTCACGAACAGACTGTTACACTTCCATTCGCTTCTAAATTTAAATACTCAATATGAAGTTCTCAACTGTTTTCACAGCTATCTTTGCATTGGGCACTGCTGTGCTGGCACAGCAAGTTGTCACACCAGCATCTGATCCTTTAGCCTTGGAATTATCACAAAGAAATTTAGATAAACTTTACGAATTACAAGAAAGAGATTTGTTTTCTATTGTTGAAGGGTTATTCAGTAGTATCAATTACACGAGTATTTTGGACTCCATTGACTATGAATCAATTGCTGGATGGACAAACAATTTGTTagttgaaaataataatatagaATACTTGGATAACATCTTGAACTTTTTAGGTGACACTGATTTGGTCCCATTTGCTGTCAGTTATCTTTTGAGCAACAACgaaacaagaaatattgTTGGTGAAGTTGTAATCGAAGCTTTACCACTTATCAAAGATATCGATCCAACCCCAATTTTTGTTGCATTGAAGAATTCGGGATTGGCATATGTCTTGGTTGCTGACTTGATTAAGAATCCAAACACTGTTCCATTTGTTAAACAAGTTGTCGTTGATTTGTTGGATGAAGGTTCCTTTGGCTTGGGTGATTTGTTTGGCGGATCTTCTGAAGCTACAACTACTGCTGTTGCCATTGACTCATTAGCTACCATCAATACAAACATTGATTTAACTGTTGCTGCCGCACCAACAACCAAAGCTCAATCTATTGGAAGTATCGACACCGCTTCATTGGCTGTACTTTTCTCTGAAGCTAGAACTGCAAATGGAAATGGTGCCACAAAAGTTGCTAATACTGTTGCTGTTACTGCCCAAGTTACCGCCCAAGTAACCAATGTTGGTACTACTGCCAAAGCTACCAAGGCTGTTGCCACAGGTGAAATAAACTACAGTGGTATTACTGGTCCAGCCTACGAATCCTTGCCACCAACTCAATTCGGTTCTGTCCCTACTTCCATCAATTACTCTGCTTTGTCTCAAATCTCTGGTGCtttaagaaaaagagaatatAATGATGCTGTTGAAGCCGCTTTAAGAGATATacaaaaaagagaagaagGAATTGATGACGTGGAAATTGCCTTGAGAAAAATGAAGAGAGACAACATTGAAGATTTGTTAACCACCATTTTTGCATCTGTTGCTAGatccaatttattaaacacAACTATTCAATATTTGGTAACTGATCAACGTTTTGAAAGCACCGTTGTCGAACTTTTACAGGGTGTATTCGAAAATATCGGATCCACTTTAACTGGTATCTTGGACACTGATTGGTCTGCCTTACAACCTTTAGTTAGCTCATTGTTGAATTCTGGTTTATTGACTGACTTTATTAGCAGAGCTTTTAACgatgatgaattaaaagCTGTACTTTGGAATGACATTACCCTGATCTTTAAAAGAGACATGGCCTTCAGAGATGAAATTGTCAAACGTTCTAACGGTACCATTACATCCTTGCCAGTTTCAGATTTTATTACTGGTGTTGCAACTGAAACTTCGGCTTTAGATGGTGCTGATGGCACTCTTTCATCGTTAGACGTTACTGCATTCATCAACACTGTTTCACATTCCTTTATAACTTCCAATGCTTCCAGCAGTGCTGTCATTACTATTCAATCTGATAATGCCGGTTCCTCTTATGGTCCTGGTTTTTactcaacaatttttgCTGTTTTTGGCTTGTTTGCAATGATGATTTAAGATTCAAAACCGTATGCTATTCGAAACAACCATGGCAGCAAGAATAAAATGTGGGCTCATTTCGTAATTATTCCTTTTCATTTCCTCGTTacacacatatatataccTGTTTTTCGTTATTTAGTTatttagaaaattttaatCTAATgtatattgtttatttagAACTAGCTGGCGAGTTTGAATCAGTGCCATCAAAAATGTGGAAATTGTATTTCTCATTGACACAAAAGTATGTAATTTCTGTAATGAGAGCAAATTTCAGTTTTTCCGAGAATCAGCTAGAACAATTACCACTGAAAAGTAGAACCATGGCACAAGTATATCAGTGTCACCACAGATGTACACCACCACCCCCCATATTAAATTTCTAAGTTATTTACGGATACAAAGAAGTGCATTTAGATTGCAGATGCTGCCCTAATTTATGGGTATTATAGAGTTCCTCATCAAATATGTTTgctgtttcttttcttcggcaattcttctattttattgtttttccACTACTTTCTATCTCTTCCCCCCTTTTGGTTTTTTCCATACATTGGATCATCACATAAAGAAAAGTTAAAATACCAAGTGGCTATAGTAGCAAccaaaaactttttttttttcgtttcaccctttccttttttttttcttctttctttgattCTGGTGGTTTTATCTCTGGTTTTCTTATTGTAATTCAGCATCACACACATACCATGACGGGGAAGAAATCAACTTTAAGTATGCTGTTGGAAAACTCTCAACAATTGGATGACAATGAAAACGTGTTGTACTCTATGtcagatgaagatgaagattaTCAACACCATTTCCATCAAGACAGCGATGAGGACGAATTGCCAAAATCTTTCAACTCAGCACATTTTTCAGTTTCTGAAGACAGGTTTATGAAGGATCATGATTTGAAAGTGAAGGCTTTTGAAGCATTGCACAATAGTGGcagcaataacaacaatcatAATCAAGTCCAAACATTTTCACCTGTGTCACCTAAACTAACTTCAGTTAAACGTAGATCATCTATTATTGACATGCCACAAAGattaaacaatttcaatccAGCAATCCCCCAAAATAAGTTTGGTCAGAATTTTGCTACAGACCCCAATGCCTTGCCAGACGAATACCCTTCGGATGAGCTAATTGAATTCTACCAAAATGTGAAAAAATGTTTAGATTTTAGACAGAAATATCTAGATTTATCGTTACAAACACCAGAACTGCTTAATCCTAAAAACCAACCAGATTGGAATATCTATCCACCACCTCCAAAACCTACATATAAATCCAAGAATCGATTCAACCAATTACCTAGAGAATCCGacaatgatgaagaagaggaaTTTGACTTTAGCAAGTGTGAAATTCCACATATTAGCGATAGTCCTTATTATTTTGCCCTTGATGACGAAGATGTATACCAAGTGCATGACAAAAAGACAGATAAAAAATTGGTCAAGATTCCCAATTTACATGACTACTACTCGGACTTGAATACCATTTCGAAAATATCTTCTGATGGTCCTTCCAAATCTTTTGCATACAAGAGATTGCAATATTTGGAGGCCAAATGGAACATGTATTACTTGTTAAACGAGTTTGAAGAAACAAAGCAATCCAAACGTAACCCACACAGGGACTTTTACAATGTACGTAAGGTTGATACACATATCCATCACTCTGCTTGTATGAACCAGAAGCATTTGTTACGTTTCATTAAATACAAGTTGAAAACAGAACCAGATAAGCAAGTTATTTTCAGAGATGGGAAGATTTTGACATTGGCAGAAGTATTTAAATCGTTGAATTTAACAGCGTAcgatttatcaattgacaCCTTGGATATGCATGCCCACACCGATACCTTCCAtagatttgataaattcaatttaaagTATAACCCAATTGGTGAATCCAGATTGagagaaatatttttgaagacagacaattttgttgatgggAAATATTTGGCGGAAATAACCCAGCAGGTTATGGAAGATTTGGAAAGCTCTAAATACCAGATGAATGAGTTGAGAATTTCCATTTATGGTAGATCTATCCACGAGTGGGATAAATTAGCCGCTTGGGTGATTGATAACAAATTATTCAGTCATAATGTTAGATGGTTAATACAAGTGCCAAGATTGTATGACATTTATAAGAAGAATGGCAATGTTAGATCTTTTCTCGATATTATGAAAAATGTTTTCGAGCCATTGTTTGAGGTCTCACTCAATCCAAGATCACACCCAAAGCTATACGTCTTTTTGCAAAGAGTAGTTGGTTTTGACTCTGTTGATGACGAATCCAAATCTGAAAAGCCAATACAATCACGCAAGTACCCTCCAGCAAGTGAATGGAACTCGATTTCTAACCCGCCTTATTCCTATTATTTATACTATCTTTATGCAAATATTGCTAGCTTGAACAATTtgagattgaaaaataacatGAACACATTTGTGTTGAGACCACATTGTGGAGAAGCTGGTGATCCAGAACATTTAATCAGTGCATTTTTGACTTCATACGGTATTTCGCACGGTATTTTATTGAGAAAGGTGCCATTCATTCAATACTTGTATTACTTAGACCAAATTGGATTGGCCATGTCACCACTTTCTAACAATGCTTTATTTTTGACATATGATAAAAATCCTTTCTACAACTTCTTTAAAAAAGGTTTGAATGTATCTTTGTCGACAGATGACCCATTACAGTTTTCATACACAAAAGAACCATTGATAGAAGAGTATTCGGTTGCAGCACAAATTTACAAGTTATCTGGTGTCGACATGTGTGAATTAGCCAGAAACTCGTGTTTACAGAGTGGATGGGAGgcaaatattaaaaaacaTTGGTTAGGTAAAAACTATATGAAAGGTGGTGTCGAAGGAAATGATATTGAGAAGACTAATGTTCCTGATATTAGAGTAGCATTTAGAGAAGATGCCTTACAATCAGAGAAGAATTTGGTGAAATATTATAATGGGTTGCACAGAAAACTGCTGGATGCAAATTCTGCGACGTAAGAGCATAAGGATCGCTATGCgcataaaaaaaaatgtttatGCCCAGACTCTTGCTGTACCACATACAGAAATAGACAATCATAGCGCAATTACTAGTTCCactattgataaattgatatcggttgttattataaaattgaatacGCTTGCTTTATGAGAAAAATATCTCTCTATTTGtatgttttttctttatttggaaaattttcaaaactatttctttttaccTCGTTTTTAGAATCtgcaattgaataaaagtATAATGACCATGGAAACCAAAATTATTCAGCTAAAAGAATCTTCCCTGTCACTTTCCAAAGTAGACCTTAATGCAGTCATGACAATTGCTGGTAGCGACTCTTCTGGAGGCGCTGGGATTGAAGctgatttgaaaacatttaGTGCGTTTGGTGTTTATGGATTGACATGTATAACAGCTTTGACTGCTCAGAATACAACAGGTGTTCGAAGATTTGATAAAACTGGACAGAAATTGGCAAAGGAAATCTTGGCTGCTAATTTAGAGGATATGTTGTATGCATATACACCAGATACTGCACCCTTGAAGGTAATCAAGACAGGAATGCTCACAAACGAAGCAATTGCCgaattaattgatcaaatgcCCAAAATAAACGAATATAAAGTGAAGTTGATTGTCGATCCTGTCATGATTAGCACTTCGGGGTCTAAACTATCAGACGATAATGGCATGAAATTATgtgttgataaattgatgaatcagGCGTTTTTGGTAACACCTAATTTTCCAGAAGCTATGGCATTGTATGAGTTGACTGATGGGactgaaagaaaaataaccataaattcaatgaatGACTTTATCGAGTTTGTAATATCACTACAAAAGTCTTTAGGATGCAAAAATATACTCGTTAAAGGTGGGCATATACCATTtactaaaaataataaacctGTAACAAATTATAACCACAGTAATGCCCAGATTAGAGACATATTATATGAAAGCGAGCTGGAGAGAGTTACGGTTTTTCAATCTGCGTATATTGATTCCAACGATAATCATGGTAGTGGGTGTACTTTAGCTTCGGCTATTTCTGCTAATGTTGCCAAGGGTTTGCTGTTGgaagattcaattttaatatcaATCGATTTCATCCATCGAGGAATGATCAGTCTGGCAAATAAGTTAGGATTCGGTAATAGCCCATTAAACCATACAGTGACTCCTGCCCATGTTGCTAGTTCTGTTATCAAAACATCCAACAGTATGCCGACAACATTTTTGAACCAGTCCGGTGAATTCTTGGATTATCTTATTAATCATCCAGATGTGAACAATAATTGGAAAAACTACACCGAACACAAATTTGTCAAAGATCTAGCTGAAAACAATCTTCCATTTAATAAgtttttgtattttcttAAGCAGGATTACCATTATCTTGTAAACTATGCTCAAGTACACGGTCTTGCTGCTTCATTGGCTCCAACATATCAACAAACACACGCACAAGCAACAATTATTGCGGAAATTGTGGAAGAAATAGAACGACATAAACAGAAACTTGCAACCACATACAATATCGACTATGAAACTGACATAGATTTGGACTTAGAATTATCACCTGGTCCAGCTTGTATGGCGTATTGCAATTACTTACTTGAAGTTGGTAAGAGAGAGGACTTTTTGGGTGTCAAAGTTGCTCTTGCTCCTTGTTTGCATGGGTATGCCGAAGCTGCTGTTATGGGTCAAAAAATACGTAAACGTCTGCAAAATGATGGAGTCGTCGACAATGAACAAGCTGCAGTGTATCAATCATGGTTAGACGATTACACGTCAGATTGGTATACTCATGCGGAATCAGAAGGAAG
Coding sequences within it:
- a CDS encoding AMP deaminase (Putative AMP deaminase; possibly an essential gene, disruptants not obtained by UAU1 method): MTGKKSTLSMSLENSQQLDDNENVLYSMSDEDEDYQHHFHQDSDEDELPKSFNSAHFSVSEDRFMKDHDLKVKAFEALHNSGSNNNNHNQVQTFSPVSPKLTSVKRRSSIIDMPQRLNNFNPAIPQNKFGQNFATDPNALPDEYPSDELIEFYQNVKKCLDFRQKYLDLSLQTPESLNPKNQPDWNIYPPPPKPTYKSKNRFNQLPRESDNDEEEEFDFSKCEIPHISDSPYYFALDDEDVYQVHDKKTDKKLVKIPNLHDYYSDLNTISKISSDGPSKSFAYKRLQYLEAKWNMYYLLNEFEETKQSKRNPHRDFYNVRKVDTHIHHSACMNQKHLLRFIKYKLKTEPDKQVIFRDGKILTLAEVFKSLNLTAYDLSIDTLDMHAHTDTFHRFDKFNLKYNPIGESRLREIFLKTDNFVDGKYLAEITQQVMEDLESSKYQMNELRISIYGRSIHEWDKLAAWVIDNKLFSHNVRWLIQVPRLYDIYKKNGNVRSFLDIMKNVFEPLFEVSLNPRSHPKLYVFLQRVVGFDSVDDESKSEKPIQSRKYPPASEWNSISNPPYSYYLYYLYANIASLNNLRLKNNMNTFVLRPHCGEAGDPEHLISAFLTSYGISHGILLRKVPFIQYLYYLDQIGLAMSPLSNNALFLTYDKNPFYNFFKKGLNVSLSTDDPLQFSYTKEPLIEEYSVAAQIYKLSGVDMCELARNSCLQSGWEANIKKHWLGKNYMKGGVEGNDIEKTNVPDIRVAFREDALQSEKNLVKYYNGLHRKSSDANSAT
- a CDS encoding uncharacterized protein (Ortholog(s) have guanyl-nucleotide exchange factor activity, role in retrograde transport, endosome to Golgi and Golgi membrane, RIC1-RGP1 guanyl-nucleotide exchange factor complex localization), which translates into the protein MSCVRYNKFLGVGKLMFSANYCDNTNTTCEYKLPKKKQNKSILKLDVIIETDWKGLANVKTVYRKTVVLLAEVEVSLQIEPFVVAVALLRVQSSFSARFIFIFYFLHFCTFNTTTPHTAITNTFMPGLVSSSLNSPYIKVLNEKLSISLQYLNSQESNQTCVLTFINTADKDVNINPTKQASSGSWLSGLFGLNPSLDEFLSKLNVDTDAPVDLFLGYIQLFGYVVLNYKFEIDTTSLEVNKNPQWWNNTEYLNQYLEINESKDDRIDEHLKLDTVPFIEKNCSEKLTIGGKLGGVQDLVVNNDKILIDNRYLLHDLIGNFNSNSLSKEVQLLPLHDLTEAIVPFYTTPQSLLFTDLSIPKNSSRSFCLKVPIKDDLPPSYNTCSTGSACDQGLISIRYSLIVSLIEEKFSNKTKSVYFPLKMNPKRYGGVHTYLQKRYFDSPIRLDKDWQVEIITDKQKTTHQEKDISEKGSFLQDISTLIDSDLYNMPKVSTMERRKSSVNGMSDEINSDGYISQLPDHLKTQFRLRVNNQELCTIGLSKAYYHPGEDLNYVININPNADNTTKVIGLTTYLEAHEVYRLLENGKKIHKYKVTGNVKLNTLAPSIINGQLLESSSCLLNNYLNIPKFVTPQFQSRSFLNLEYHLVFQFNLSEGDLHKQKANEENDMTPFAKCDIYKTETIASSYKFTIPVYILP
- the THI20 gene encoding trifunctional hydroxymethylpyrimidine kinase/phosphomethylpyrimidine kinase/thiaminase (Putative trifunctional enzyme of thiamine biosynthesis, degradation and salvage; Spider biofilm induced), with protein sequence MTIAGSDSSGGAGIEADLKTFSAFGVYGLTCITALTAQNTTGVRRFDKTGQKLAKEILAANLEDMLYAYTPDTAPLKVIKTGMLTNEAIAELIDQMPKINEYKVKLIVDPVMISTSGSKLSDDNGMKLCVDKLMNQAFLVTPNFPEAMALYELTDGTERKITINSMNDFIEFVISLQKSLGCKNILVKGGHIPFTKNNKPVTNYNHSNAQIRDILYESESERVTVFQSAYIDSNDNHGSGCTLASAISANVAKGLSLEDSILISIDFIHRGMISSANKLGFGNSPLNHTVTPAHVASSVIKTSNSMPTTFLNQSGEFLDYLINHPDVNNNWKNYTEHKFVKDLAENNLPFNKFLYFLKQDYHYLVNYAQVHGLAASLAPTYQQTHAQATIIAEIVEEIERHKQKLATTYNIDYETDIDLDLELSPGPACMAYCNYLLEVGKREDFLGVKVALAPCLHGYAEAAVMGQKIRKRSQNDGVVDNEQAAVYQSWLDDYTSDWYTHAESEGRKALQSLVKSMPPNDKRIEELVRIFNRVTLLEIDFWDEVLNI
- the PGA17 gene encoding Pga17p (Putative GPI-anchored protein; exogenously expressed protein substrate for Kex2 processing in vitro; repressed by alpha pheromone in SpiderM medium; macrophage-induced; induced in oralpharyngeal candidiasis; Spider biofilm induced) codes for the protein MKFSTVFTAIFALGTAVSAQQVVTPASDPLALELSQRNLDKLYELQERDLFSIVEGLFSSINYTSILDSIDYESIAGWTNNLLVENNNIEYLDNILNFLGDTDLVPFAVSYLLSNNETRNIVGEVVIEALPLIKDIDPTPIFVALKNSGLAYVLVADLIKNPNTVPFVKQVVVDLLDEGSFGLGDLFGGSSEATTTAVAIDSLATINTNIDLTVAAAPTTKAQSIGSIDTASLAVLFSEARTANGNGATKVANTVAVTAQVTAQVTNVGTTAKATKAVATGEINYSGITGPAYESLPPTQFGSVPTSINYSALSQISGALRKREYNDAVEAALRDIQKREEGIDDVEIALRKMKRDNIEDLLTTIFASVARSNLLNTTIQYLVTDQRFESTVVELLQGVFENIGSTLTGILDTDWSALQPLVSSLLNSGLLTDFISRAFNDDELKAVLWNDITSIFKRDMAFRDEIVKRSNGTITSLPVSDFITGVATETSALDGADGTLSSLDVTAFINTVSHSFITSNASSSAVITIQSDNAGSSYGPGFYSTIFAVFGLFAMMI